From Drosophila suzukii chromosome 2R, CBGP_Dsuzu_IsoJpt1.0, whole genome shotgun sequence, a single genomic window includes:
- the LOC108017823 gene encoding solute carrier family 2, facilitated glucose transporter member 8, translated as MDEHREDLQQNGKEGNGKQARIVSGLDRPLKTPPPGEQTRAVRRQVVAVILANIGVFSTGMTLAIPTATLHQLKDITQPVHLNDSQASWFASVNALSAPLGGLLSGFLLDKIGRKRSLIVLNVLTIVAWILLATPSQNDSEAFFWQLIVSRFMLGVGMGLASAPPGVYAAEISVPKTRGSLILGTSISVAGGITILYGIGYCIRDDFRLIALICCGYQLVALLCVLPLPESHCWLLAKKRVTEAKRSLNYFRGFSKSDEITHPQVLEEFQILQKSLQQRDAEVKKSFWRSLREPEVHKPLIILMSLFAFQQLTGIFVVIVFAVQISSEAGIEIDPFMCAVLIGLARLVTTCPMGYILELWGRRRAGIISTLGMSVCMFLLAGHSQIEFLKGVPYLPVGAIVGFIVLSTLGLYTLPFFMISELFPQRVRGPASGLTVAVGMFISFVVLKTYPDLKKSIGMSNCFIFFGVMSVMALIFIYWALPETRRRTLLEIEEQFRSGRSRKSQNQADVEMKEVFVRKPEE; from the exons ATGGATGAGCATCGAGAAGATCTTCAGCAGAATGGAAAAGAAGGCAATGGAAAGCAGGCCAGAATCGTTTCGGGATTGGATCGACCGCTGAAGACTCCTCCGCCGGGTGAACAGACCAGGGCTGTGCGCCGCCAGGTGGTCGCCGTTATCCTGGCCAATATAGGTGTCTTCTCGACGGGAATGACCCTGGCCATACCCACCGCCACTCTTCACCAGCTGAAGGACATAACACAGCCTGTCCATCTCAATGATTCGCAGGCCTCCTGGTTCGCCTCGGTCAACGCTCTGTCGGCTCCGCTGGGAGGCCTGCTTTCCGGCTTTTTGCTGGACAAGATCGGACGAAAGAGGTCCCTAATCGTGCTTAATGTGCTTACCATCGTTGCCTGGATTTTGCTGGCCACTCCTAGTCAAAACGACTCGGAAGCCTTCTTCTGGCAACTTATTGTCTCGCGATTTATGCTGG GTGTTGGCATGGGACTAGCTAGTGCCCCTCCAGGAGTCTATGCGGCCGAGATCAGTGTGCCCAAGACAAGGGGCAGTCTGATCCTGGGCACCTCCATTTCGGTGGCTGGTGGCATAACGATTCTCTACGGGATTGGGTACTGCATTCGTGATGACTTCCGGCTGATCGCCCTGATCTGCTGTGGCTACCAACTGGTGGCCCTGCTCTGCGTGCTGCCACTCCCGGAAAGCCATTGCTGGCTTCTGGCCAAAAAGCGGGTGACGGAGGCCAAGCGATCACTCAACTACTTCCGAGGCTTCAGCAAATCAG ATGAAATCACCCACCCCCAAGTGCTTGAAGAGTTTCAGATCCTACAGAAATCCCTGCAGCAGCGGGACGCCGAGGTGAAGAAGTCCTTTTGGCGGAGTCTGAGAGAACCGGAGGTCCACAAGCCACTGATCATCCTGATGAGTTTGTTTGCATTCCAGCAGCTAACAGGCATCTTTGTGGTCATCGTCTTCGCCGTTCAGATATCCTCGGAGGCGGGCATTGAGATCGATCCCTTCATGTGTGCCGTGCTCATTGGATTGGCCCGCCTGGTCACCACCTGTCCGATGGGATACATCCTGGAGCTCTGGGGTCGTCGGAGGGCGGGCATTATATCCACCTTGGGCATGTCCGTCTGCATGTTCCTTCTGGCGGGACACAGTCAGATTGAGTTCCTGAAGGGAGTCCCATATCTCCCAGTGGGGGCCATTGTGGGCTTCATCGTGCTGAGTACTTTGGGTCTCTACACCCTGCCCTTCTTCATGATCTCAGAGCTATTCCCGCAAAGGGTTCGGGGTCCAGCTTCAGGACTCACGGTGGCCGTGGGCATGTTCATCTCATTTGTGGTCCTGAAGACCTATCCCGATCTCAAGAAATCCATTGGAATGTCAAACTGCTTCATCTTCTTCGGGGTCATGTCCGTGATGGCCCTCATCTTTATTTATTGGGCTCTCCCGGAGACCCGTCGTCGCACCCTTTTGGAAATCGAGGAGCAGTTCCGCTCGGGTCGCAGTCGTAAATCTCAAAACCAGGCTGATGTTGAAATGAAGGAGGTTTTTGTCCGAAAACCGGAGGAATAA
- the tun gene encoding protein N-terminal glutamine amidohydrolase: protein MTTDFLFPKIADCSYVSCYCEENVWKLCEQVKRTRPEELSKCYAVFVSNEGRTVPLWRQKAGRGDDQVVIWDYHVFFMHNPSLNRCLVFDLDTTLPFPTYFHKYVTETFRSDLALRPEHHRFFRVIPADTYLIEFSSDRRHMRRPDGSWIKPPPSYPPILSNTNMHCLGDFICMSAGKGPGAVYSLSEFVQNFYKSPHVMAQNNK, encoded by the exons ATGACCACGGACTTTTTGTTCCCCAAAATAGCGGACTGCTCCTATGTGTCCTGTTACTG CGAGGAGAACGTGTGGAAGCTCTGCGAGCAGGTGAAGCGGACGAGGCCAGAGGAGCTGTCCAAGTGCTACGCCGTCTTCGTCTCCAACGAGGGTCGCACCGTGCCACTTTGGCGCCAGAAGGCCGGACGAGGCGATGATCAAGTTGTGATATGG GACTACCACGTCTTCTTCATGCACAATCCCTCGCTGAACCGCTGTTTGGTGTTCGATCTGGACACCACGCTGCCCTTTCCCACATATTTCCACAAGTACGTGACGGAGACGTTCCGCTCCGATCTGGCCCTGCGACCGGAGCACCACAG ATTCTTCAGAGTCATACCCGCAGACACATATCTCATTGAGTTCTCGTCGGACCGGCGTCACATGCGTCGACCGGATGGCAGTTGGATCAAGCCGCCGCCCTCGTATCCACCCATTCTCTCCAACA CAAACATGCACTGTCTGGGCGACTTCATCTGCATGAGCGCAGGCAAGGGTCCTGGAGCGGTCTACAGCCTCTCGGAATTCGTGCAGAACTTCTACAAGTCGCCCCACGTGATGGCCCAGAACAACAAGTAG
- the cGlr1 gene encoding cyclic GMP-AMP synthase-like receptor 1: protein MVQIALGGDRRRKQFGSSSSMANNLENSINQANGKFVNFDQHREKYTTHYNALRDKVYSEWKGSGVLGKLVTGYTLGGGYGDNLKVSMPDEFDLVIHLTFPENDKIIARADPRKPGNVILDMSKIMEIIRKQEHNKAVFELLQKIVNGKKQLLEDKLQSWLQGIMTQTFNKMDKQIEVGGEISPLSYKKCGPAHTIFVKGRYEYSVDFVPAIKLSAAQVVLAPEQMKYFAGTPYWDAIPKPMKPAQNENPSFRASFYDAERRLLHGKNNLKNAIRLLKQHRNVKNKANLKSYYIKTLFLWEVTRRDASYWQKSLTEILIDMLSKLGETLKLTSKKGKLPFFWDPKLDMFAELTDPQRADMFNCVTKAEYTFRRGDGNLTGDIENNVQSSFSNKEKDKGAENKSPNGNGQKTSPKPNQDCNPAKPNEQKGAATSSPKPKEPKQTVEAKVQSTPNKAIPKPNALEKKPVEIQTGSKPKAKMEPTPVKPNPKPAKVVTAPLQAGHAKQNPPVVAENTNPNGIKEKEKSAEAQNGTKPKAKMEPTPVKPNPKPAKVVTAPLQAGHAKQNPPVVAENTNPNGIKEKEKSAEAQNGTKPMAKMEPTPVKPNPKPKAATPPVQPNQSKQNPPVGVKNSIPNEYGAKPKTNGNGGSSPQPPPPGVKKDE from the exons ATGGTTCAGATAGCACTCGGCGGCGATCGACGACGGAAGCAATTcggtagcagcagcagcatggCTAACAACTTGGAAAACAGCATCAACCAGGCGAACGGGAAGTTCGTCAACTTCGACCAGCACCGCGAGAAGTACACCACCCACTACAACGCCCTGCGGGACAAGGTGTACAGCGAGTGGAAGGGATCGGGAGTTCTGGGAAAACTGGTCACCGGATACACACTAGGCG GTGGCTATGGCGATAACCTCAAGGTATCGATGCCAGATGAGTTCGATTTGGTGATTCACCTCACGTTTCCCGAGAATGATAAGATCATTGCTAGGGCTGATCCCCGTAAGCCAG GCAACGTGATTCTGGACATGAGCAAGATAATGGAGATAATTAGAAAACAGGAGCACAACAAGGCAGTCTTCGAGCTCCTCCAGAAGATCGTAAACGGCAAAAAGCAGCTGCTGGAGGACAAGCTCCAGAGCTGGTTGCAGGGAATTATGACCCAGACCTTCAACAAGATGGACAAACAGATCGAAGTGGGTGGGGAGATCTCGCCCCTTTCCTACAAAAAGTGCGGACCCGCCCACACGATCTTCGTGAAGGGGCGCTACGAGTACTCCGTGGACTTTGTTCCGGCCATCAAGCTTTCGGCGGCTCAGGTCGTCTTGGCCCCGGAGCAGATGAAATACTTCGCAGGAACGCCTTACTGGGATGCCATTCCGAAGCCCATGAAACCAGCCCAAAACGAGAACCCATCCTTCAGGGCCTCCTTCTACGACGCGGAGCGCAGGCTTCTCCACGGCAAGAACAACCTGAAGAACGCCATCCGTCTGTTGAAGCAGCACCGCAACGTCAAAAACAAAGCAAATCTTAAGAGCTACTATATCAAGACGCTCTTTCTGTGGGAGGTGACTCGCCGGGATGCCAGTTACTGGCAGAAATCCCTGACAGAGATTTTGATCGAC ATGCTTAGCAAGTTGGGTGAAACCCTTAAGTTGACCTCCAAGAAGGGAAAACTGCCCTTCTTCTGGGACCCCAAACTGGACATGTTTGCCGAACTAACCGATCCCCAGCGAGCGGATATGTTTAACTGCGTGACGAAGGCTGAATATACCTTTAGACGTGGCGATGGAAACCTCACCGGCGACATCGAGAACAATGTGCAGAGCTCTTTCA GTAACAAGGAGAAGGACAAAGGTGCTGAAAATAAGTCACCGAATGGAAACGGCCAAAAGACCAGCCCTAAACCGAACCAGGATTGTAATCCCGCAAAACCCAATGAGCAGAAGGGGGCCGCCACATCCAGTCCCAAGCCGAAAGAACCCAAGCAAACTGTAGAGGCAAAGGTGCAATCTACTCCCAACAAAGCAATTCCAAAACCGAATGCACTAGAGAAGAAGCCAGTGGAGATCCAGACCGGATCCAAGCCAAAGGCAAAGATGGAACCCACTCCCGTCAAACCAAATCCAAAACCAGCCAAAGTTGTAACTGCCCCCCTTCAAGCAGGCCACGCTAAACAAAATCCTCCAGTGGTTGCTGAGAATACCAATCCAAATGGCATTAAAGAAAAGGAGAAGTCTGCAGAGGCCCAGAACGGAACCAAGCCAAAGGCAAAGATGGAACCCACTCCCGTCAAACCAAATCCAAAACCAGCCAAAGTAGTAACTGCCCCCCTTCAAGCAGGCCACGCTAAACAAAATCCTCCAGTGGTTGCTGAGAATACCAATCCAAATGGCATTAAAGAAAAGGAGAAGTCTGCAGAGGCCCAGAACGGAACCAAGCCAATGGCAAAGATGGAACCCACTCCCGTCAAACCAAATCCAAAACCGAAGGCGGCAACTCCTCCCGTCCAACCAAACCAATCCAAACAAAATCCCCCAGTGGGCGTTAAGAATTCCATTCCAAATGAATATGGTGCCAAGCCAAAAACAAATGGAAATGGTGGCTCCAGTCCACAACCACCCCCTCCAGGTGTGAAAAAAGATGAATAG
- the Gpo1 gene encoding glycerol-3-phosphate dehydrogenase, mitochondrial, which translates to MTSRMFKFGVTAASACVGSVLASYTLDRWNTPHVVNNATTPPKRKRTLPPRGDQIKSLMSGEEFDVLIIGGGATGAGCALDSVTRGLKTALVELDDFASGTSSRSTKLIHGGVRYLQKAILGLDLEQYRMVKEALAERATMLESAPHLTHPLPIMLPVYTWWQVPYYWVGIKAYDLVAGDRNVKSSYYLSKKDALELFPMLKKDKLCGAIVYYDGQQDDARMCLAVALTAARHGATVCNHVEVKELLKKDDGTGKQVLCGAKVKDHISGKEFTVKAKCIVNAAGPFTDSIRKMDNPTVKSICCPSSGVHIVLPGYYSPDQMGLLDPSTSDGRVIFFLPWQRQTIAGTTDLPCEITHSPTPTEDEIQFILNEIKNYLNADVEVRRGDVLSAWSGIRPLVSDPNKDDTQSLARNHIVHVSPSNLITIAGGKWTTYRAMAEHTIDAAIKACNLKPERAEAVTSYLKIEGGQGWTPTMYIRLVQDFGLECEVAQHLAKSYGDRAFAVSKMASLTGKRWPIIGNRIHPEFPYIDAEIRYGVREYACTAVDMIARRLRLAFLNVQAAQEALPVIVDIMAEELGWSKDEKERQLKNATEFLANEMGHSVNRTSKERIPIKLSKEEIQTYIKRFQLIDKDKKGYVSINDIRRALKSFGDADVSGEQLHEILREIDTNMNGQVELDEYLQMMSAIKTGDVAYSRFARMAELEEQKHEAANLKTKISVDRSGGGL; encoded by the exons ATGACCTCGCGAATGTTCAAGTTCGGCGTAACAGCCGCCAGCGCCTGCGTGGGTTCCGTGCTGGCCTCGTACACCTTGGACCGCTGGAACACCCCTCATGTG GTCAACAATGCCACTACACCGCCTAAGAGGAAGCGCACGCTGCCCCCACGAGGGGATCAGATCAAATCCCTGATGAGCGGCGAGGAGTTCGACGTGTTGATCATTGGTGGAGGTGCCACTGGAGCGGGATGTGCCCTGGACTCGGTCACAAGAG GTCTGAAGACCGCTCTGGTAGAGCTGGATGACTTTGCCAGCGGCACCTCTTCGCGCTCCACCAAGCTTATCCACGGCGGAGTGCGTTACCTGCAGAAGGCCATCCTGGGC CTAGACCTTGAGCAGTACCGCATGGTGAAGGAGGCGCTGGCTGAGCGCGCCACCATGCTCGAATCGGCACCCCACTTGACCCACCCTCTGCCCATCATGCTGCCAGTCTACAC GTGGTGGCAGGTGCCCTACTACTGGGTGGGCATCAAGGCCTACGATCTGGTGGCCGGCGACCGCAACGTGAAGAGCTCGTACTACCTCTCCAAGAAGGACGCCCTCGAGCTGTTCCCCATGCTCAAGAAGGACAAGCTGTGCGGCGCCATTGTCTACTACGATGGCCAGCAGGACGATGCCAGGATGTGTCTGGCGGTGGCGCTGACTGCCGCCCGCCACGGAGCCACCGTGTGCAACCACGTGGAGGTGAAGGAGCTGCTCAAGAAGGACGACGGCACCGGCAAGCAGGTGCTGTGCGGAGCCAAGGTCAAGGACCATATCTCTGGCAAGGAGTTCACCGTGAAGGCCAAGTGCATTGTGAATGCCGCCGGTCCCTTCACGGACTCCATCCGCAAGATGGACAACCCGACGGTGAAGAGCATCTGCTGCCCCAGCTCCGGAGTCCATATCGTGCTGCCCGGCTACTACAGCCCCGACCAGATGGGTCTGCTGGATCCCTCGACCTCCGACGGACGCGTCATCTTCTTCCTGCCCTGGCAGAGGCAGACGATCGCCGGCACCACCGACCTGCCCTGCGAGATCACCCACAGCCCCACGCCCACCGAGGACGAGATCCAGTTCATCCTCAACGAGATCAAGAACTATCTGAACGCCGACGTGGAGGTGCGCCGCGGAGATGTGCTCTCCGCCTGGAGCGGTATCCGCCCGCTGGTCTCCGATCCCAACAAGGACGACACCCAGTCGCTGGCCCGCAACCACATCGTCCACGTCAGCCCCTCCAATCTCATCACCATCGCCGGCGGCAAGTGGACCACCTACCGGGCCATGGCCGAGCACACCATCGATGCGGCGATCAAGG CCTGCAACTTGAAGCCTGAGCGCGCCGAGGCTGTTACCTCTTACCTGAAGATTGAGGGCGGACAGGGCTGGACCCCGACCATGTACATCCGCCTGGTGCAGGACTTCGGACTCGAGTGCGAGGTGGCCCAGCACCTGGCCAAGTCGTACGGCGACCGCGCCTTCGCCGTGTCCAAGATGGCCTCGCTGACCGGCAAGCGCTGGCCCATCATCGGCAACCGTATCCACCCCGAGTTCCCCTACATCGACGCCGAGATCCGGTACGGAGTGCGCGAGTATGCCTGCACCGCCGTGGACATGATCGCGCGTCGTCTGCGACTGGCCTTCCTCAACGTCCAGGCGGCCCAGGAGGCACTGCCCGTGATTGTGGACATTATGGCCGAGGAGCTGGGCTGGTCCAAGGACGAGAAGGAGCGCCAGCTCAAGAACGCTACCGAGTTCCTGGCCAACGAGATGGGACACTCGGTCAACCGCACCTCCAAGGAGCGCATCCCCATCAAGCTGTCCAAGGAGGAGATCCAGACGTACATCAAGCGCTTCCAGCTGATCGACAAGGACAAGAAGGGCTACGTCTCCATCAACGATATCCGCCGTGCCCTCAAGAGCTTCGGCGATGCCGACGTTTCCGGCGAGCAGCTGCACGAAATTCTGCGCGAAATCGATACCAACATGAATGGCCAGGTGGAGCTGGACGAATACCTCCAG ATGATGTCGGCCATCAAGACGGGCGACGTGGCCTACTCCCGGTTTGCGCGCATGGCGGAACTGGAGGAGCAGAAGCACGAGGCGGCCAATCTGAAGACGAAGATCAGCGTGGACCGATCCGGAGGAGGCCTGTAA
- the Rif1 gene encoding telomere-associated protein RIF1 — protein sequence MDNDFGAEAGQSYRTVQLSAKEVLAAGRRQHYCNMIDLLASSCKSSGLIATGFTDDELVEFWLGDILPLMFDEDRKIQDSAVAALAEALVALDVAAIHSARCWPQIRSEFVNKYTTLIGEMRDAKNSNWHKIWTLLVQIMDEDLLRGCVYINKFLALVELGFRNPDNGVRSEAFLCWRVLIKIFAAYDELASVKRLRLLLIPLRTSQSRSSHVSGIKLRVWWYLLTCLDQETPKSFDSAVEHFLAFMFGGGPRNLPSGLAHNYQTARELALPCLVALWGVEPSIPLQRLLRELRLETFTQPSPLMSAEVLQQHWKPLLAAAVAGLKLLTENDATEAEQLLLQLLVRNLCLAMFRLAVAPFNVACCSEIEKILLTENSSGGRVVRALFNTIASENLAMERVAGSDHLDVLEAYLKLVLKSRTEVPAAILQRSIACIFAVDRIEADNQNEFRMLGSFAELLMQANDEEDFEGFAVKLQVWRQVSQALSNYLRNNALEYRVAHNASLLDTWLSWPLQTLAAFAGRRASNSFDGSFCEQWRQLLNAGQNAPERKKFLTDVKATLTDLYKSKDEPLFGELFDAYVSAVLKLGLCKEAPLYKDVFGLLQTIFENPSSQQMLEACLNTLRNLVLELRQNELMVVFDSLKPTLSSAIQCWNKLKCEGSFLEEWKRAIQEKFRKLPMKSMANQLRDLFKGDDLFVIIPSVWSLNPEKLTDRQKERFAEKSDIPALYNDMSQSQDSAPIKPWTPKKVVISRSKQGELALTGKDDNEEVIDITPSEESEKEPVPAEVPTPIRKHPGRKSKAQKEGEAAAAKGEEPPKRQTRTRAAQKDTEQAALPLPTPDRQLRSPRKVPPPPPAPSTAAVGKQTKVAKPTPVVVIEQSEDLFPEIATEPEPQPEPVKKPDPTPETQLTPPDVPVEAVLSTQLPGSSGDAATAMAAAETSPKKANTRLCNLNSPPDRKQTNNSSSPTLRPKPTGHLTGRGAQLINMIRNKKLDAAAVSPYASMSTSRLVHQVTPARLLERADQVSTPTSELNELTGTDNTSTPLQAPPNKDLLTFSKRLPSPSASPSVSILKRKLRCDSLDDVTLESPALKRKRVSFHDPPVSVTKEYLRDSDETRSSLKPKRCLLMDKVAQTSEMRQALRRRGRLDSIIEIERFASEQTARTATTDKTLDKSTGEAPEEDAFTSLKWNDTGNAHNISPTDEPVKAMEVEPESEPAGQDLALMDADSALDLVVEHLPLESVLQRYFDRSQLKSAGTLAKFLSAQMEANEKLKTNVLETLSENHSKDFLDHAVRENLSSVVCDRLNPNSVLEYVCAKSKISNSCRSGLLAQVPEILKSGPRSDAERLAFVQQLLVQCSIGDSQLLDLIDLLMRTRHERDSSTSTHIPKGVAAAVGSPDNVAETAADSSSNL from the exons ATGGACAATGACTTCGGGGCGGAGGCGGGACAGTCCTACCGCACGGTGCAGCTCTCCGCGAAAGAAGTGCTCGCAGCTGGCCGCCGTCAGCATTATTGCAAC ATGATCGACCTGTTGGCCAGCAGCTGTAAGAGCTCCGGCCTGATTGCCACCGGCTTCACGGACGACGAGCTGGTAGAGTTCTGGCTGGGCGACATCCTGCCGCTCATGTTCGACGAGGATCGAAAGATCCAGGACAGCGCCGTTGCCGCTCTGGCGGAGGCACTGGTAGCCCTCGATGTCGCGGCCATCCACTCGGCCAGGTGCTGGCCCCAGATCCGCAGTGAGTTCGTCAACAAGTACACCACGCTCATTGGGGAAATGCGCGATGCCAAGAACTCAAACTGGCACAAGATCTGGACTTTGTTGGTACAGATCATGGACGAGGATCTACTCAGGGGCTGTGTGTACATCAACAAGTTTCTGGCCCTGGTGGAACTGGGCTTTCGGAACCCAGATAACGGCGTGCGATCGGAGGCCTTCCTCTGCTGGCGCGTGCTCATTAAGATCTTCGCTGCCTACGATGAACTGGCCTCCGTGAAGAGGCTGAGACTGCTGTTGATCCCCCTGCGAACCTCACAGTCGCGATCCTCCCACGTGAGTGGCATCAAGCTGCGAGTGTGGTGGTACCTGCTCACCTGCCTGGACCAGGAGACACCCAAATCCTTTGACAGCGCCGTGGAGCACTTCCTGGCCTTCATGTTCGGCGGGGGACCGCGTAATCTGCCTTCGGGCCTGGCCCACAACTACCAGACGGCACGGGAACTGGCGCTGCCCTGTCTGGTGGCCCTTTGGGGCGTGGAGCCCAGTATCCCACTGCAACGTCTGTTGAGGGAGCTACGCCTGGAGACCTTTACCCAACCATCGCCTCTGATGAGCGCAGAGGTACTGCAGCAGCACTGGAAGCCACTGTTGGCCGCCGCCGTTGCCGGGCTGAAACTTCTTACCGAGAATGATGCCACAGAGGCGGAACAGCTTTTGCTGCAGCTGCTCGTGCGTAATCTCTGCTTGGCCATGTTTCGGTTGGCAGTGGCTCCTTTCAATGTGGCCTGCTGCAGTGAGATCGAGAAAATCCTGCTCACCGAAAATAGCTCCGGTGGTCGAGTAGTTCGTGCTCTCTTCAATACCATAGCCAGTGAAAACTTGGCAATGGAGCGTGTGGCTGGAAGCGATCACCTTGATGTTCTGGAGGCCTACCTGAAGCTAGTCCTGAAATCCAGGACGGAAGTCCCTGCGGCCATCCTGCAGCGAAGTATTGCATGCATCTTCGCCGTCGACCGCATTGAGGCAGACAATCAAAACGAGTTCCGGATGCTGGGCTCTTTCGCCGAGCTTCTGATGCAGGCAAACGACGAGGAGGACTTTGAAGGATTCGCAGTCAAGCTACAAGTGTGGCGGCAGGTGTCGCAGGCCTTGTCCAACTATCTGCGAAACAATGCGCTTGAGTACCGCGTGGCACATAATGCTTCGCTTCTTGACACGTGGCTTTCATGGCCACTTCAGACACTGGCTGCTTTCGCTGGTCGCCGAGCTAGCAACTCCTTCGATGGCTCCTTTTGCGAGCAGTGGCGCCAGTTGCTCAATGCGGGTCAGAATGCGCCGGAAAGGAAGAAGTTCTTAACGGACGTGAAGGCTACGCTTACGGACCTCTATAAAAGCAAAGACGAACCGCTTTTCGGGGAGCTCTTTGATGCTTACGTGTCTGCTGTTCTCAAACTGGGACTCTGCAAGGAGGCACCCTTGTACAAGGATGTGTTTGGCCTGCTCCAAACCATCTTCGAAAACCCATCTTCCCAGCAAATGCTAGAGGCCTGCTTGAACACCCTCCGCAACTTGGTACTAGAGTTGCGCCAAAACGAACTTATGGTAGTGTTTGATTCCCTGAAACCCACATTGTCCTCTGCCATTCAGTGCTGGAATAAGTTGAAGTGCGAAGGAAGCTTCCTAGAGGAGTGGAAGCGTGCGATTCAAGAGAAGTTCCGCAAGTTACCCATGAAGAGTATGGCCAATCAGCTAAGGGACCTCTTTAAAGGCGATGACCTCTTCGTCATCATCCCCTCAGTGTGGAGCCTGAACCCCGAGAAGCTGACGGATCGCCAAAAGGAGCGCTTCGCCGAGAAGTCGGACATTCCAGCTCTATATAATGACATGTCACAGTCGCAGGATTCCGCTCCCATCAAGCCTTGGACGCCCAAGAAGGTGGTTATCTCTAGGAGCAAACAGGGTGAGCTGGCTCTAACCGGCAAGGATGACAACGAGGAGGTGATCGATATTACGCCCAGCGAGGAGTCGGAAAAGGAACCAGTGCCAGCCGAGGTCCCCACCCCAATCCGCAAACACCCCGGACGCAAATCTAAAGCTCAAAAAGAAGGGGAGGCCGCTGCTGCCAAGGGAGAGGAACCGCCAAAGCGTCAGACGCGAACGCGGGCTGCCCAAAAGGACACTGAACAGGCGGCACTACCACTGCCAACGCCTGATCGCCAGCTGAGATCGCCCAGGAAAGTGCCACCGCCTCCGCCAGCTCCATCCACAGCAG CTGTCGGAAAGCAGACAAAGGTTGCAAAACCCACCCCGGTTGTAGTAATTGAACAGAGCGAGGATCTGTTCCCGGAAATTGCCACTGAACCTGAGCCTCAGCCAGAACCGGTTAAGAAACCCGACCCTACTCCCGAAACACAGCTAACTCCGCCTGATGTGCCTGTGGAAGCCGTACTCTCCACCCAACTGCCGGGGAGCAGTGGAGATGCTGCGACTGCTATGGCTGCCGCAGAGACTTCGCCCAAGAAAGCCAACACGCGATTATGCAATTTG AACTCCCCACCGGATCGCAAGCAGACAAACAATTCCTCGAGTCCCACTTTGCGGCCCAAACCCACGGGCCATCTAACTGGACGCGGTGCCCAGCTGATCAACATGATCCGCAACAAGAAACTGGATGCCGCCGCCGTCTCGCCGTATGCTTCCATGTCGACTTCGCGTCTGGTCCACCAGGTGACACCAGCACGTCTCCTTGAACGCGCCGATCAGGTGTCCACGCCGACCAGCGAACTGAACGAGCTGACGGGCACGGACAACACTTCCACGCCGCTTCAGGCACCTCCCAATAAGGATCTGCTCACGTTCTCCAAGCGACTGCCCTCACCCTCGGCAAGTCCCTCGGTCAGCATCCTGAAGCGCAAGCTGCGATGCGATAGCCTCGATGATGTGACCCTGGAATCGCCGGCGCTGAAGCGAAAGCGGGTGAGCTTCCACGACCCACCGGTGTCCGTCACCAAGGAGTACCTTCGGGATTCCGACGAGACGCGCAGCAGCCTGAAGCCCAAGCGTTGCTTACTAATGGACAAGGTGGCCCAGACCAGCGAGATGCGCCAGGCGCTGAGAAGACGTGGTCGCTTGGACAGCATAATCGAGATTGAGCGCTTCGCTAGCGAGCAGACGGCCAGAACAGCGACGACGGACAAGACGCTGGACAAGTCCACTGGAGAAGCTCCCGAAGAGGACGCCTTCACCAGCTTGAAGTGGAACGACACAGGCAATGCCCACAACATTAGCCCCACCGATGAGCCAGTCAAGGCCATGGAGGTGGAGCCAGAGTCGGAGCCAGCTGGACAGGATCTCGCCCTCATGGATGCAGATTCCGCTCTCGACCTGGTGGTGGAGCATTTGCCGTTGGAGTCTGTTTTGCAGCGTTACTTTGACAGGAGCCAACTGAAGAGCGCCGGCACATTGGCCAAGTTCTTGTCGGCTCAGATGGAAGCCAACGAGAAACTGAAGACAAATGTGCTGGAGACGCTGTCGGAGAATCACTCTAAGGATTTCCTTGACCACGCGGTGCGCGAGAACCTGTCGTCGGTGGTGTGCGATCGCTTGAACCCAAACTCTGTGCTTGAGTACGTCTGTGCCAAGTCCAAGATCAGCAACAGTTGCCGCAGCGGGCTGCTGGCCCAGGTGCCGGAAATCCTCAAGAGCGGCCCTCGATCCGATGCCGAGCGCCTGGCCTTCGTGCAGCAGCTGCTGGTGCAGTGCAGCATCGGTGACAGCCAGCTCCTCGATCTCATTGACCTCCTGATGCGCACGCGACATGAGCGGGACAGCAGCACGTCCACACACATCCCAAAAGGCGTTGCAGCCGCCGTTGGAAGCCCTGACAACGTGGCCGAGACCGCGGCGGACTCCTCATCCAACCTGTGA